In the Streptomyces sp. BHT-5-2 genome, one interval contains:
- the prfB gene encoding peptide chain release factor 2 — protein sequence MAVVDVSEELKSLSSTMGSIEAVLDLDKMRADIAVLEEQAAAPSLWDDPASAQKITSQLSYLQGQLRRAEELRGRVDDLEVLFELAEAEGDDETREEAERELADVRKAVDELEVRTLLSGEYDAREAVVNIRAEAGGVDAADFAEKLQRMYLRWAERHGYKTELYETSYAEEAGIKSTTFAVQVPYAYGTLSVEQGTHRLVRISPFDNQGRRQTSFAGVEVLPVVEQTDHIEIDESDLRVDVYRSSGPGGQGVNTTDSAVRLTHIPTGIVVSCQNERSQIQNKATAMNVLQAKLLERRRQEEQAKMDALKGDGGNSWGNQMRSYVLHPYQMVKDLRTEFEVGNPQGVLDGDIDGFLEAGIRWRKQQEQQAK from the coding sequence GTGGCAGTCGTCGATGTATCCGAAGAGCTGAAGTCCCTCTCCTCGACCATGGGGTCGATCGAGGCCGTCCTGGACCTCGACAAGATGAGGGCAGATATCGCCGTGCTCGAGGAGCAGGCCGCCGCGCCGTCCCTGTGGGACGACCCGGCCAGCGCCCAGAAGATCACCAGCCAGCTGTCCTACCTCCAGGGCCAGCTGCGCCGGGCCGAGGAGCTGCGCGGCCGGGTCGACGACCTCGAGGTGCTCTTCGAGCTCGCCGAGGCCGAGGGCGACGACGAGACCCGCGAGGAGGCCGAGCGCGAGCTGGCCGACGTCCGCAAGGCGGTCGACGAGCTGGAGGTCCGCACGCTGCTCTCCGGCGAGTACGACGCCCGTGAGGCCGTGGTCAACATCCGCGCCGAGGCCGGCGGGGTGGACGCCGCGGACTTCGCCGAGAAGCTCCAGCGGATGTACCTGCGCTGGGCCGAGCGCCACGGCTACAAGACCGAGCTGTACGAGACCTCGTACGCCGAAGAGGCCGGCATCAAGTCGACCACCTTCGCCGTCCAGGTGCCCTACGCCTACGGCACGCTCTCCGTGGAGCAGGGCACCCACCGCCTGGTGCGCATCTCGCCGTTCGACAACCAGGGCCGCCGCCAGACGTCCTTCGCGGGCGTCGAGGTGCTGCCGGTCGTCGAGCAGACCGACCACATCGAGATCGACGAGTCCGACCTGCGGGTGGACGTGTACCGCTCCTCCGGCCCCGGCGGCCAGGGCGTCAACACCACGGACTCCGCGGTCCGGTTGACCCACATCCCCACCGGCATCGTCGTCTCCTGCCAGAACGAGCGCTCCCAGATCCAGAACAAGGCCACCGCCATGAACGTCCTCCAGGCGAAGCTGCTGGAGCGGCGCCGCCAGGAGGAGCAGGCCAAGATGGACGCCCTCAAGGGCGACGGCGGCAACTCCTGGGGCAACCAGATGCGTTCGTACGTCCTGCACCCGTACCAGATGGTCAAGGACCTGCGGACGGAGTTCGAGGTCGGCAACCCGCAGGGCGTGCTGGACGGCGACATCGACGGCTTCCTGGAGGCCGGCATCCGCTGGCGCAAGCAGCAGGAGCAGCAGGCGAAGTAA
- a CDS encoding serine/threonine-protein kinase: MARKIGSRYTAHQILGRGSAGTVWLGEGPEGAVAIKLLREDLASDQELVGRFVQERAALLSLSHPRVVGVRDLVVDGADLALVMDLVRGTDLRTRLERERRLAPEAAVAIAADVADGLAAAHAARIVHRDVKPENVLLDMQGPLGPGGAHPALLTDFGIARLVDSPRRTRATKVIGTPDYLAPEIIEGLPPRASVDVYALATVLYEMLAGFTPFGGGHPGAVLRRHVTESVAPLPGIPDELWQLLVQCLAKAPASRLRAPELAARLREILPGLTGIPPLDIDEPDDEQPADDPEGAPAGSRPEAGYPAVTPQGPPRGAVPLVQGAKPDSNRETHTSMRVPGPDELAGGAHGTARAPRAPGERRAGSARHRSVPEAVRRRRLRVGVAAALVVVAAAVGGLLASGDGGTEPGGATPGVHQPRQAP; the protein is encoded by the coding sequence TTGGCACGGAAGATCGGCAGCCGGTACACCGCCCACCAGATCCTGGGGCGCGGCAGTGCCGGCACGGTATGGCTGGGCGAGGGTCCCGAAGGGGCCGTGGCCATCAAGCTGTTGCGGGAGGATCTCGCCTCCGACCAGGAGCTCGTCGGCCGCTTCGTGCAGGAGCGGGCGGCGCTGCTGAGCCTTTCGCACCCGCGTGTCGTCGGTGTCCGCGACCTCGTCGTCGACGGCGCCGACCTCGCGCTCGTCATGGACCTGGTCCGCGGCACGGACCTGCGCACCCGTCTGGAGCGCGAGCGGCGGCTGGCCCCGGAGGCCGCCGTCGCCATCGCCGCCGACGTCGCCGACGGCCTCGCCGCCGCGCACGCCGCCCGGATCGTGCACCGCGACGTCAAGCCGGAGAACGTCCTGTTGGACATGCAGGGGCCGCTCGGCCCCGGTGGCGCGCACCCCGCGCTGCTCACCGACTTCGGCATCGCGCGCCTGGTGGACTCCCCGCGCCGCACCCGGGCGACGAAGGTCATCGGCACCCCCGACTACCTCGCCCCGGAGATCATCGAGGGCCTGCCGCCGCGCGCCTCGGTGGACGTCTACGCGCTGGCGACGGTCCTGTACGAGATGCTCGCCGGCTTCACGCCCTTCGGGGGCGGCCACCCCGGCGCGGTGCTGCGCCGCCATGTCACCGAGAGCGTCGCCCCGCTGCCGGGCATCCCGGACGAGCTGTGGCAGCTGCTCGTCCAGTGCCTGGCCAAGGCGCCCGCGTCCCGGTTGCGGGCCCCGGAGCTGGCCGCCCGGCTGCGGGAGATCCTGCCCGGCCTGACCGGTATCCCGCCGCTGGACATCGACGAGCCCGACGACGAGCAGCCGGCCGACGACCCCGAGGGCGCCCCGGCGGGATCGCGCCCGGAGGCCGGCTATCCGGCGGTGACGCCCCAGGGCCCGCCGCGCGGCGCGGTCCCCCTGGTCCAGGGGGCGAAGCCGGACTCCAACCGGGAGACGCACACCAGCATGCGGGTCCCCGGCCCGGACGAGCTGGCCGGCGGCGCGCACGGCACGGCCCGCGCCCCGCGGGCGCCGGGGGAGCGCCGGGCGGGCTCGGCGCGGCACCGCTCGGTACCGGAGGCGGTGCGGCGCCGGCGGCTCAGGGTGGGCGTGGCGGCCGCCCTCGTCGTCGTGGCGGCCGCGGTCGGCGGGCTGCTCGCCTCGGGTGACGGCGGTACGGAGCCGGGCGGTGCCACGCCGGGCGTGCATCAGCCGCGGCAGGCCCCATGA
- a CDS encoding serine/threonine-protein kinase, translated as MRPVGSKYLLEEPLGRGATGTVWRARQRETAGAEAAVPGEPGEMVAIKVLKEELASDADVVMRFLRERSVLLRLTHPNIVRTRDLVVEGDLLALVMDLVDGPDLHRYLRDNGPFSPVAAALLTAQIADALAASHADGVVHRDLKPANVLLAGSDGDGAMHPMLTDFGIARLADSPGLTRTHEFVGTPAYVAPESAEGRPQTSAVDVYGAGILLYELLTGRPPFAGATALEVLHKHLAEDPQRPPSVPEPLWTIVERCLRKRPEERPGAENLARGLRTVAAGIGAQATPQQAEAALGVAALLVPDPDPATVPGTGTGGAQGTDAAAPTQVLPTNASSYDPGAPTSVLPSTGGPAGQGPAPTRAMPPVPPMPAGAPMAGPVEPEGPHPWESQMRAARDRNEQTQVQYLAPQDDPLRRRPQRRPAPAPVQQQPRYDAPPAGYAAQRPPAPQRRPEPPQQRYEPAPPPAREPRPPREPRRRSANPMRIPGLGCLKGCLFTVLLLFVAAWLIWEFTPLQEWIGTTKGFFQQIGDVITSVKDFVQKLGG; from the coding sequence GTGCGGCCGGTAGGCAGCAAGTACCTGCTTGAAGAGCCTCTGGGGCGCGGCGCCACGGGCACCGTCTGGCGTGCCCGCCAGAGGGAGACGGCCGGTGCCGAGGCCGCCGTCCCGGGGGAGCCCGGCGAGATGGTCGCGATCAAGGTCCTCAAGGAGGAGCTGGCGTCCGACGCGGACGTGGTGATGCGCTTCCTGCGGGAGCGCTCGGTCCTGCTGCGGCTCACCCACCCCAACATCGTCCGGACCCGCGACCTGGTCGTCGAGGGCGACCTGCTGGCGCTGGTCATGGACCTCGTCGACGGCCCCGACCTGCACCGCTACCTCCGCGACAACGGCCCCTTCAGCCCGGTGGCGGCCGCCCTGCTCACCGCGCAGATCGCCGACGCGCTGGCCGCCAGCCACGCCGACGGCGTCGTCCACCGCGACCTCAAGCCCGCCAACGTCCTGCTCGCCGGCTCGGACGGGGACGGCGCGATGCACCCGATGCTGACCGACTTCGGCATCGCCAGGCTGGCCGACTCCCCGGGCCTGACCCGTACACACGAGTTCGTCGGCACCCCCGCCTACGTGGCGCCGGAGTCCGCCGAGGGCCGCCCGCAGACCTCCGCGGTGGACGTCTACGGCGCCGGCATCCTGCTCTACGAACTGCTCACCGGCCGCCCGCCGTTCGCCGGGGCGACCGCCCTGGAGGTGCTGCACAAGCACCTGGCCGAGGACCCGCAGCGCCCGCCGTCGGTCCCCGAGCCGCTGTGGACGATCGTCGAGCGCTGTCTGCGGAAGCGGCCCGAGGAGCGCCCCGGTGCCGAGAACCTCGCGCGCGGGCTGCGCACCGTCGCGGCCGGCATCGGCGCGCAGGCCACCCCGCAGCAGGCCGAGGCGGCCCTGGGCGTCGCCGCGCTGCTCGTCCCCGACCCGGACCCGGCCACCGTCCCCGGTACCGGCACCGGCGGCGCCCAGGGGACGGACGCCGCGGCGCCCACCCAGGTGCTGCCCACCAACGCCTCCTCCTACGACCCGGGCGCGCCGACCAGCGTGCTGCCGTCCACCGGCGGTCCCGCCGGCCAGGGCCCGGCCCCGACGCGCGCCATGCCGCCGGTGCCCCCGATGCCGGCCGGCGCGCCCATGGCCGGTCCGGTGGAGCCCGAGGGCCCCCACCCGTGGGAGTCCCAGATGCGGGCCGCCCGCGACCGCAACGAGCAGACCCAGGTGCAGTACCTGGCGCCGCAGGACGACCCGCTGCGCCGCCGTCCGCAGCGCCGCCCGGCGCCCGCCCCGGTCCAGCAGCAGCCCCGGTACGACGCCCCGCCGGCCGGCTACGCCGCGCAGCGGCCGCCGGCCCCGCAGCGCCGTCCGGAGCCGCCGCAGCAGCGCTACGAGCCGGCCCCGCCGCCCGCGCGGGAGCCGCGGCCTCCGCGCGAGCCGCGGCGGCGCAGCGCCAACCCGATGCGGATCCCCGGTCTGGGGTGCCTGAAGGGCTGCCTGTTCACGGTGCTGCTGCTGTTCGTGGCGGCCTGGTTGATCTGGGAGTTCACCCCGCTCCAGGAGTGGATCGGCACGACCAAGGGCTTCTTCCAGCAGATCGGCGACGTCATCACCAGCGTGAAGGACTTCGTACAGAAGCTCGGCGGCTGA
- a CDS encoding FtsK/SpoIIIE domain-containing protein, with protein MQIRLTVLGPRSGHTTRACDVLVTAPAGTALATVAGSLAAAVAGSGADVGTTGSSAPVVLYAGTERLDPQRAALGEPPLIDGAVLTLQGPGPAPAHGLPHGSARLRVVSGPDAGGVHLLHGGQVRIGRSADADVPLDDPDVSRLHCAVTVEADGSVYVADLRSTNGTAVDGTELGDLAVPLPPGALLRIGESALRLQPPPRTPDPALRATPDGEGHLRVAPGGAAAGGTALGEAPSATGETASGSLYAGAGYAGVDGRGHRRVPGDGDAYGAGAGGGIGTGSAAPHGRGDAGAPPTGDAQLPAAGAPAPDGPGRRRDTPLRGIPAPAVGEPDGGATPVGAGGVPAPSAGGLFPIAAPGPAQVPGARGAAVPAPVAGGSGTAGAAVGTNRAAGAHGPGPAHGGPVQPAPVTDRPATEYGTAEYGAAAYGATEYDPAAYGAARAGHAPGHDAPAGHEALAGRGPAPTGGQTHGGQQSLAPADPVTRKAGRRGGLGAWARRLAGGRPATEHTEQQDPASAPAGRYDTTDADGAAQVAGGPSDMAAGSAPVPSGPAADERWPDAAAVLLTALGPGPRLWERGPEHPDSLTVRLGTAERDGGRTAAPVTVEMRRAGALGLAGPRDRLVGLARSAAAQLAALHSPGTLEIVLVGSDRARPLEERVADWSWLGWLPHVRPARGQDCRLLLAYDKEQAAARTAELVRRLDDGPLGPGWPSAERAEVAAAAARHQGPYTLLIVDGDPGSSALRETTARLAAGGPAAGIHVLCLAETPAASPAFPLAATYEAARAASPAFGECGAVAVLSGDVATALRVVQPGSGPNGTVATVDAVSAAWAERFARALAPLREAEAGGGAGGAAAPRAAIPLPESTRLLDELGLARATPASLMARWAAAQDTDRPHAAAVLGAGPHGPVTADLAADGSHLLVEGAPATGKTELLRSLAASLAAADRPDRLALVLVDGGGAERGEGLRVCTDLPHVTTYLAASDPLRMREFAQALSSELKRRAEILAGTSFSEWRTKHLPAPRIIAPRRSTEGTPTTPGTATPLGTSMPSGTPRPSEASGASGPSMTPGASSPPGTPPTSRVSPTSGASMGSAASVGSGAPMGSGASPSVPAPHDGTPAAPHSPSATPTSPFSPPPATPPTPSAPFTPSTSFTTSNESEEQITLRNRCRNKEEGGDTPAGQADPTRTGTLRLRARPGATSQEHSHPDHHDHRTPADHRDRDRDRPEATEPHREPNRSGASAQTTASAAAPAPPTAAPMPRLFVLVDDFDALVSPALGSTGRPAAGSVVRALEAVARDGAALGVHLVAATGHPDRTDGTATAERAALRIQLGGLGGLGTATDSAEASAQAGAEPTPPGRGRLHRAADGTSTPFQAGRVTGRIPRTSTLRPTVVPLEWARMGDPPARRPLRELGNGPTDLALLASALQRAAQSSGATAGPPLV; from the coding sequence ATGCAGATCCGGCTGACCGTCCTCGGGCCGCGCAGCGGCCACACCACACGGGCCTGCGACGTCCTCGTGACGGCCCCCGCCGGCACAGCCCTGGCCACCGTGGCCGGCTCGCTCGCGGCCGCCGTCGCGGGCTCCGGCGCGGACGTCGGCACCACCGGCAGCAGCGCCCCCGTCGTCCTCTACGCCGGCACCGAGCGGCTCGACCCACAGCGCGCCGCCCTCGGCGAGCCACCGCTGATCGACGGCGCGGTGCTCACCCTCCAGGGCCCCGGCCCGGCCCCCGCCCACGGCCTGCCGCACGGCTCCGCCCGGCTCCGCGTCGTCTCCGGCCCCGACGCCGGCGGCGTCCACCTCCTGCACGGCGGCCAGGTCCGCATCGGCCGCTCCGCCGACGCCGACGTCCCCCTGGACGACCCGGACGTCTCCCGCCTGCACTGCGCCGTCACCGTCGAGGCCGACGGCTCCGTCTACGTCGCCGACCTGCGCTCCACCAACGGCACCGCCGTCGACGGCACCGAACTCGGCGACCTCGCCGTCCCCCTGCCGCCCGGCGCCCTGCTGCGCATCGGCGAATCGGCACTCCGCCTCCAGCCCCCGCCCCGCACCCCGGACCCGGCCCTGCGCGCCACCCCCGACGGGGAGGGGCACCTCCGCGTCGCCCCCGGAGGGGCCGCCGCCGGGGGGACGGCCCTCGGGGAAGCCCCGTCGGCCACCGGGGAGACCGCGTCGGGCTCGCTGTACGCCGGGGCGGGATACGCCGGCGTCGACGGGCGCGGGCACCGGCGGGTGCCCGGGGACGGTGATGCGTACGGAGCCGGAGCGGGCGGCGGCATCGGGACCGGTTCCGCGGCCCCTCACGGACGTGGCGATGCCGGGGCACCGCCGACGGGCGACGCCCAGCTGCCCGCCGCCGGTGCCCCGGCGCCCGACGGGCCGGGCCGCCGGCGGGACACCCCGTTGCGCGGCATTCCCGCCCCGGCCGTCGGGGAACCGGACGGCGGGGCGACGCCCGTAGGCGCGGGCGGCGTCCCGGCACCGTCGGCGGGCGGCCTCTTTCCGATCGCCGCGCCCGGGCCCGCTCAGGTGCCGGGCGCACGCGGAGCTGCCGTCCCCGCCCCGGTCGCGGGCGGCAGCGGGACGGCCGGAGCCGCAGTCGGGACAAACAGGGCGGCCGGGGCGCACGGACCTGGTCCGGCGCATGGCGGCCCCGTACAACCGGCCCCTGTGACGGACCGGCCGGCGACGGAGTACGGGACAGCCGAGTACGGGGCGGCGGCCTACGGAGCGACGGAGTACGACCCGGCGGCATACGGGGCGGCGCGGGCCGGTCATGCGCCCGGCCATGACGCGCCGGCCGGGCACGAGGCGCTCGCCGGCCGGGGCCCCGCGCCCACGGGCGGGCAGACGCACGGCGGACAGCAGTCCCTGGCCCCCGCCGACCCGGTGACCCGTAAGGCCGGCCGGCGCGGCGGCCTCGGCGCCTGGGCGCGACGCCTGGCCGGCGGCCGCCCCGCGACGGAGCACACAGAGCAGCAGGACCCGGCCTCGGCCCCGGCGGGCCGGTACGACACCACGGACGCCGACGGCGCCGCCCAGGTCGCCGGCGGCCCGTCCGACATGGCCGCCGGAAGCGCCCCCGTCCCCTCCGGCCCGGCCGCCGACGAGCGCTGGCCGGACGCCGCCGCCGTCCTGCTCACCGCGCTCGGTCCCGGCCCCCGGCTCTGGGAGCGCGGCCCGGAGCACCCGGACTCGCTCACCGTCCGCCTGGGGACGGCCGAGCGGGACGGCGGCCGCACCGCCGCGCCCGTCACCGTCGAGATGCGCCGGGCCGGCGCCCTCGGGCTGGCCGGGCCGCGGGACCGGCTCGTCGGGCTGGCCCGGTCCGCGGCCGCGCAGCTGGCCGCACTGCACTCCCCCGGGACGCTGGAGATCGTGCTCGTCGGCTCCGACCGGGCACGCCCCCTGGAGGAGCGGGTGGCCGACTGGTCCTGGCTGGGCTGGCTGCCGCACGTCCGCCCGGCCCGTGGCCAGGACTGCCGGCTGCTGCTCGCCTACGACAAGGAGCAGGCCGCGGCCCGTACGGCAGAGCTGGTGCGGCGGCTGGACGACGGCCCCCTGGGCCCCGGCTGGCCCAGTGCCGAGCGCGCCGAGGTGGCGGCCGCCGCCGCCCGTCACCAGGGCCCGTACACCCTGCTGATCGTGGACGGCGACCCCGGTTCGTCGGCGCTGCGCGAGACCACCGCCCGGTTGGCCGCGGGCGGCCCGGCGGCCGGCATCCATGTGCTCTGCCTGGCCGAGACACCGGCCGCCTCCCCCGCCTTCCCGCTGGCCGCGACCTACGAGGCGGCGCGCGCCGCCTCGCCCGCGTTCGGCGAGTGCGGGGCGGTGGCGGTGCTCAGCGGCGACGTCGCCACGGCCCTGCGGGTGGTCCAGCCGGGCTCGGGGCCGAACGGCACGGTCGCGACCGTGGACGCCGTCTCCGCCGCCTGGGCGGAGCGGTTCGCCCGGGCGCTGGCGCCGCTGCGCGAGGCCGAGGCGGGCGGCGGCGCGGGCGGGGCGGCGGCACCGCGCGCCGCCATACCGCTCCCGGAGTCGACGCGCCTGCTGGACGAACTGGGCCTGGCCCGTGCCACCCCCGCGTCCCTGATGGCCCGTTGGGCGGCCGCGCAGGACACCGACCGGCCCCACGCCGCCGCGGTCCTGGGCGCCGGGCCGCACGGGCCGGTGACCGCCGACCTCGCGGCCGACGGCTCGCATCTGCTCGTCGAGGGCGCGCCGGCCACCGGCAAGACGGAGCTGCTGCGGTCCCTCGCCGCGTCGCTGGCCGCCGCCGACCGGCCGGACCGGCTGGCGCTGGTACTGGTGGACGGCGGCGGCGCCGAGCGCGGCGAGGGCCTGCGGGTCTGCACAGACCTACCGCACGTCACGACGTACCTGGCCGCCTCGGACCCGCTGCGGATGCGGGAGTTCGCCCAGGCCCTCTCCTCCGAACTCAAGCGCCGCGCCGAAATACTGGCCGGCACCTCCTTCTCCGAGTGGCGCACCAAACACCTCCCGGCCCCCCGCATCATCGCCCCCCGCCGCTCCACAGAGGGCACCCCCACAACACCCGGTACCGCCACCCCACTTGGCACATCCATGCCATCAGGCACGCCCCGGCCATCCGAGGCATCCGGCGCGTCCGGCCCGTCGATGACGCCCGGCGCATCCTCGCCGCCCGGCACGCCCCCGACATCCCGCGTGTCCCCGACTTCCGGCGCGTCCATGGGGTCCGCCGCATCCGTGGGGTCCGGTGCACCCATGGGGTCCGGTGCATCCCCGTCCGTGCCGGCACCCCACGACGGCACCCCCGCCGCCCCCCACTCCCCATCCGCCACCCCCACCTCCCCCTTCTCTCCGCCCCCTGCCACTCCACCCACCCCCTCCGCCCCCTTCACCCCCTCCACCTCTTTCACAACGAGTAACGAATCCGAGGAACAGATCACCCTCCGTAATCGTTGCCGTAATAAGGAAGAAGGCGGCGACACCCCGGCAGGCCAGGCGGACCCCACCCGCACGGGCACCCTGCGCCTCCGCGCCCGCCCCGGCGCCACCTCCCAAGAACACAGCCACCCCGACCACCACGACCACCGCACTCCCGCCGACCACCGCGACCGCGACCGCGACCGCCCGGAGGCCACCGAGCCCCACCGGGAGCCGAACCGGTCCGGCGCCTCCGCCCAGACGACGGCGTCGGCCGCCGCTCCGGCCCCACCGACCGCCGCCCCGATGCCCCGCCTGTTCGTCCTGGTCGACGACTTCGACGCTCTGGTTTCCCCGGCTCTGGGCAGCACGGGCCGCCCGGCCGCCGGTTCCGTGGTGCGCGCCCTGGAGGCGGTCGCCCGGGACGGCGCCGCCCTGGGCGTGCACCTGGTGGCCGCCACCGGTCACCCGGACCGCACCGACGGCACCGCGACCGCCGAACGAGCCGCTCTGCGGATCCAGTTGGGCGGCTTGGGCGGCCTTGGCACCGCCACCGACTCGGCCGAGGCGTCGGCGCAGGCCGGGGCCGAGCCGACGCCGCCCGGCCGCGGGCGACTGCACCGTGCGGCGGACGGCACGTCCACGCCGTTCCAGGCGGGCCGGGTGACCGGGCGGATACCACGCACGTCCACCCTGCGGCCCACCGTCGTGCCCCTGGAATGGGCACGGATGGGCGACCCGCCGGCCCGGCGCCCGCTGCGCGAACTGGGCAACGGCCCGACGGACCTGGCGTTGCTGGCCAGCGCGCTGCAACGGGCCGCGCAGTCCTCGGGGGCGACGGCGGGGCCACCGCTGGTGTGA
- a CDS encoding ABC transporter substrate-binding protein, producing the protein MVAVVAVVAFGVAGCGSGSGGGSGRSGGGGGKGGGGAAVTVALPKLDGQRLQVTAVWTGAERDNFGKVLAEFEKRTGAKVDFVPSGDDMAGFIGSKIAGGGPPDVALLQQVGVLNEFAAKGWIKPLGADAKAQLTKNFSKGWQALGAHDGTDYGVYFKASNKSLVWYNAKVFENAGVSEPKTWPEFLKVAQTISESGVEPVSVGGSDGWTLTDWFENVYLSQAGPEQYDRLAKHTIKWTDPSVKQALTTLAQLFGRKELLSGGNAGALQTDFPTSVTQTFAGGDAPKAAMVSSADFAAADIAQTKAKVGTDAKVFPFPAVGAKSPVVTGGDVAVALKDSKAAQALLTFLASPDAAGIWARAGGFLSPNKALDPSAYGDDVMRKIAGALIAAGDDFRFDMSDQAPASFGGKPGQGEWKDLQDFLKNPKDVVGAQQQLEQDAAKAFGH; encoded by the coding sequence GTGGTGGCCGTCGTTGCGGTGGTGGCGTTCGGGGTGGCTGGGTGTGGGAGTGGTAGTGGGGGCGGAAGTGGGAGGAGTGGCGGCGGTGGGGGGAAGGGGGGTGGGGGTGCGGCGGTGACGGTGGCGCTGCCGAAGCTCGACGGGCAGCGGCTGCAGGTGACGGCGGTGTGGACCGGGGCCGAGCGGGACAACTTCGGCAAGGTGCTGGCGGAGTTCGAGAAGCGGACCGGGGCGAAGGTCGACTTCGTGCCGAGCGGTGACGACATGGCCGGTTTCATCGGGTCCAAGATCGCGGGCGGCGGGCCGCCGGATGTGGCGCTGTTGCAGCAGGTCGGGGTGCTGAACGAGTTCGCGGCGAAGGGGTGGATCAAGCCGCTCGGGGCGGACGCCAAGGCGCAGTTGACGAAGAATTTCAGCAAGGGCTGGCAGGCGCTGGGCGCCCATGACGGCACCGATTACGGGGTCTATTTCAAGGCCAGCAACAAGTCGCTTGTCTGGTACAACGCCAAGGTTTTCGAGAATGCCGGGGTCTCCGAGCCGAAGACCTGGCCGGAGTTCCTCAAGGTGGCGCAGACGATTTCCGAGTCGGGTGTGGAGCCGGTGTCGGTGGGCGGGTCGGACGGCTGGACGCTGACCGACTGGTTCGAGAACGTCTATCTCTCGCAGGCCGGGCCGGAGCAGTACGACCGGTTGGCCAAGCACACGATCAAGTGGACCGATCCGTCGGTCAAACAGGCGCTGACGACGCTCGCGCAGCTTTTCGGGCGGAAGGAACTGCTGTCGGGCGGCAATGCGGGGGCGTTGCAGACGGATTTCCCGACGTCGGTGACGCAGACGTTCGCCGGGGGCGACGCCCCGAAGGCGGCGATGGTGTCGTCGGCCGATTTCGCGGCGGCCGACATCGCGCAGACGAAGGCGAAGGTGGGGACGGACGCGAAGGTGTTCCCGTTCCCCGCGGTGGGGGCGAAGTCGCCGGTGGTGACCGGTGGGGACGTGGCGGTGGCGCTGAAGGACAGCAAGGCGGCGCAGGCGCTGCTGACGTTCCTGGCGTCGCCGGACGCGGCCGGGATCTGGGCGCGGGCGGGCGGTTTCCTCTCGCCGAACAAGGCGCTGGACCCGTCGGCGTACGGGGACGACGTGATGCGGAAGATCGCCGGGGCGTTGATCGCGGCGGGTGACGACTTCCGGTTCGACATGTCCGACCAGGCGCCCGCGTCGTTCGGCGGCAAGCCGGGGCAGGGCGAGTGGAAGGACCTCCAGGACTTCCTGAAGAACCCCAAGGACGTCGTGGGCGCCCAGCAGCAGTTGGAGCAGGACGCGGCCAAGGCGTTCGGGCACTGA